From Microbacterium sp. LWH11-1.2, one genomic window encodes:
- the rpoZ gene encoding DNA-directed RNA polymerase subunit omega: MAGHHTKGIIDPPIDNLLDRVDSKYELVIYAAKRARQINDYYSDLHEGNLFDNVGPLVDSSVEDKPLTIALHEINEDKLRLRHAE, translated from the coding sequence ATGGCCGGACACCACACCAAGGGCATCATCGATCCCCCCATCGACAACCTTCTCGACCGCGTCGACTCCAAGTACGAGCTCGTGATCTACGCCGCCAAGCGCGCGCGTCAGATCAACGACTACTACTCCGACCTGCACGAGGGCAACCTCTTCGACAACGTCGGCCCGCTGGTCGACTCCTCGGTCGAGGACAAGCCGCTCACCATCGCGCTGCACGAGATCAACGAGGACAAGCTCCGCCTGCGTCACGCAGAGTGA
- the metK gene encoding methionine adenosyltransferase, which translates to MSALRLFTSESVTEGHPDKICDQISDSILDGLIAKDPGSRVAVETLVTTGLVHVAGEIRTEAYVDIPTIVRQVVNGIGYTSSETGFDGDSCGVSISVGEQSTDIAHGVDNAQEHRDGSSVDPLDALGAGDQGIMFGFATNETPQLMPMAAWTAHRIAERLTEVRRSGLLPFLRPDGKTQVTLGYDGFTPKTVDAVVLSTQHHPDISQDELKAQVREHVIDPILATTGLDLSDVTHYINPAGPFVTGGPKGDAGLTGRKIIIDTYGGAARHGGGAFSGKDPSKVDRSGAYATRWVAKNAVAAGLADRLEVQVAYAIGVARPVGLYVETFGTGKVTDEAIIRAIEQVFDLRPQAIIEQLDLLRPIYAQTAAYGHFGRELPDFTWERTDRVEELRRAAGL; encoded by the coding sequence ATGAGCGCGCTGCGTCTGTTCACGTCCGAGTCCGTCACCGAAGGGCACCCGGACAAGATCTGCGACCAGATCTCCGACAGCATCCTCGACGGGCTCATCGCGAAGGACCCCGGTTCCCGGGTCGCGGTGGAGACGCTCGTCACGACAGGCCTCGTGCACGTCGCCGGTGAGATCCGCACCGAGGCGTACGTCGACATCCCGACGATCGTGCGACAGGTCGTCAACGGCATCGGCTACACGTCGAGCGAGACCGGCTTCGACGGCGACTCCTGCGGTGTCAGCATCTCGGTCGGCGAGCAGTCCACCGACATCGCGCACGGCGTCGACAACGCGCAGGAGCACCGCGACGGCTCGTCGGTCGATCCGCTCGACGCGCTCGGCGCCGGCGACCAGGGCATCATGTTCGGCTTCGCCACCAACGAGACGCCGCAGCTCATGCCGATGGCCGCGTGGACGGCGCACCGCATCGCCGAGCGCCTGACCGAGGTGCGTCGCAGCGGTCTGCTGCCGTTCCTCCGTCCCGACGGCAAGACGCAGGTCACGCTGGGCTACGACGGCTTCACGCCGAAGACCGTCGACGCGGTCGTGCTCTCCACGCAGCACCACCCCGACATCTCCCAGGACGAGCTGAAGGCGCAGGTGCGCGAGCACGTCATCGATCCGATCCTCGCGACCACGGGCCTCGACCTGAGCGACGTCACGCACTACATCAACCCTGCCGGTCCGTTCGTCACGGGTGGTCCCAAGGGCGACGCCGGTCTCACCGGCCGCAAGATCATCATCGACACCTATGGCGGAGCTGCCCGTCACGGCGGCGGCGCGTTCAGCGGCAAGGATCCGTCCAAGGTCGACCGCTCCGGGGCCTACGCCACCCGCTGGGTCGCGAAGAACGCGGTCGCGGCCGGTCTCGCCGACCGCCTCGAGGTGCAGGTCGCGTACGCGATCGGCGTCGCGCGTCCGGTCGGTCTCTACGTCGAGACCTTCGGCACCGGCAAGGTGACCGACGAGGCGATCATCCGGGCGATCGAGCAGGTCTTCGACCTCCGCCCGCAGGCCATCATCGAGCAGCTCGATCTGCTCCGTCCCATCTACGCGCAGACCGCCGCCTACGGCCACTTCGGCCGCGAGCTTCCCGACTTCACGTGGGAGCGCACCGACCGCGTCGAAGAGCTGCGCCGCGCCGCCGGTCTCTGA
- a CDS encoding primosomal protein N', which yields MTSESRRIARVLLDSPLPQLDRLFDYSLPAEFGEVRLGVRVRVPLRTAGRVIDGYIVDIDREDDADRPLSEVDSVVSEVAVLPERLHRLARRVADRAAGSASDVLRLVIPKRQVRVEKAWTADSPVPVLDASAVERSQEILDVYDGLVAVLDGGGRAAVEAVPQLRDGGEAWSQLLAASATRMLAAGRSSILIVPDHRDLDRLLTALEALVPGDAVVRYDSRQTNPDRYRGFLRTLEESPCIVAGNRSAVYAPVEAGLVAVWDDGDPLLGEQLAPYVNARDAALLRQELEQSALLFAGHTRTTDVERLVARGWLQDVRASRRVLPKVVLSTPQEMEQPAAQRMPSSAFLAARTAAAEGPVLVQVSRPGFSPSLVCAECRAPARCPHCGGPLGARHRGAVPVCGWCGRSARAWVCPTCSSTKLRLASSGSERTADELGRAFPGIRVIVADSAHPVERVEAKPALVVATRGAEPLAAGGYRAVVLLDGPRMLQAPDLRIGEACLRWWSNAAALAAPGAPIHLVGVSGAVGMALATWNQAGYARSELESRAPLHMPPTARVALVEGSAAAVSRALVALGELALPADAVLGPVPIDSDDVPPRVRALVRFGYGAGSRVATVLRAAVVAEAVAGRRGRARNAKNTLSVRLDILDPEL from the coding sequence ATGACGTCCGAGAGCCGGCGCATCGCGCGCGTGCTCCTCGACTCACCGCTGCCGCAGCTCGACCGTCTGTTCGACTACTCCCTCCCCGCCGAGTTCGGCGAGGTCCGGCTCGGGGTGCGCGTGCGCGTTCCCCTGCGCACGGCCGGCCGTGTGATCGACGGCTACATCGTCGACATCGACAGGGAGGACGATGCCGACAGGCCCCTCTCCGAGGTCGACAGCGTCGTCTCCGAGGTCGCCGTGCTGCCCGAACGCCTGCACCGACTCGCCCGACGCGTCGCCGACCGCGCGGCAGGGTCCGCCTCCGATGTGCTGCGACTCGTGATCCCGAAGCGGCAGGTGCGGGTCGAGAAGGCCTGGACCGCGGACAGCCCGGTGCCGGTGCTCGATGCGTCCGCCGTCGAACGGAGTCAGGAGATCCTCGACGTCTACGACGGACTCGTCGCCGTGCTCGACGGAGGAGGACGCGCCGCCGTCGAGGCCGTCCCGCAGCTGCGTGACGGGGGAGAGGCCTGGTCCCAGCTCCTCGCGGCCTCCGCGACACGGATGCTGGCCGCCGGCCGCTCGTCGATCCTCATCGTGCCCGACCACCGCGATCTCGATCGGCTGCTCACAGCCCTCGAGGCGCTCGTCCCCGGCGACGCGGTCGTGCGCTACGACTCCCGCCAGACGAACCCCGATCGGTACCGCGGATTCCTCCGCACGCTCGAGGAGTCGCCCTGCATCGTCGCCGGGAACCGCTCCGCGGTCTACGCCCCGGTCGAGGCGGGTCTCGTCGCCGTCTGGGACGACGGAGACCCGTTGCTGGGCGAGCAGCTCGCACCGTACGTGAACGCGCGGGACGCGGCACTGCTCCGTCAGGAGCTCGAGCAGTCGGCGCTGCTCTTCGCGGGGCACACCCGCACGACCGACGTCGAGCGCCTCGTCGCGCGCGGCTGGCTGCAGGACGTGCGCGCGTCCCGCCGTGTGCTGCCGAAGGTCGTGCTCAGCACCCCGCAGGAGATGGAGCAGCCCGCCGCGCAGCGGATGCCGTCCTCGGCGTTCCTCGCCGCGCGCACCGCCGCGGCGGAGGGGCCCGTCCTGGTGCAGGTGTCCCGTCCCGGCTTCTCGCCCTCGCTGGTCTGCGCGGAGTGCCGCGCACCTGCCCGCTGCCCGCACTGCGGCGGCCCTCTCGGCGCACGCCACCGAGGCGCTGTCCCCGTGTGCGGCTGGTGCGGCCGCAGCGCCCGCGCCTGGGTCTGCCCCACATGCTCGTCGACGAAGCTCCGACTCGCATCCTCCGGGAGCGAGCGCACCGCCGACGAGCTCGGGCGCGCGTTCCCCGGCATCCGTGTGATCGTCGCCGACAGCGCGCACCCCGTCGAACGCGTCGAGGCCAAGCCCGCGCTCGTCGTGGCGACACGCGGCGCCGAGCCGCTGGCGGCCGGCGGGTACCGTGCCGTCGTCCTCCTGGACGGACCGCGGATGCTCCAGGCACCGGATCTGCGTATCGGGGAGGCGTGCCTGCGCTGGTGGTCGAACGCGGCGGCCCTCGCCGCTCCCGGAGCCCCGATCCATCTCGTCGGCGTCAGCGGTGCGGTCGGCATGGCCCTCGCGACCTGGAACCAGGCCGGCTACGCGCGATCCGAGCTCGAGAGCCGTGCGCCACTGCACATGCCCCCGACGGCGCGGGTGGCGCTGGTCGAGGGATCCGCCGCGGCCGTCTCCCGCGCGCTGGTCGCGCTGGGCGAGCTCGCCCTTCCCGCCGACGCCGTCCTCGGGCCCGTCCCGATCGACTCCGATGACGTCCCGCCGCGCGTGCGCGCGCTCGTCCGGTTCGGCTACGGCGCAGGCAGCCGTGTCGCCACCGTCCTGCGAGCGGCCGTCGTCGCCGAGGCCGTCGCCGGTCGTCGAGGCCGCGCGCGCAACGCGAAGAACACGCTCTCGGTTCGTCTCGATATCCTCGATCCAGAGCTCTGA